One window of the Acaryochloris sp. CCMEE 5410 genome contains the following:
- a CDS encoding STAS domain-containing protein, translating into MPEQLTLTVSLRGTRDIREKYQLFRLTGLLDAFSEPVFRKVMTKCLDDSPFHVILDLSKIDFIDSSGLGVLVQLAKKAQTAGGSFQIVSNPRVTQTVKLVRLESFLSLQPNVDTAIANVDK; encoded by the coding sequence ATTCCTGAACAGCTAACCCTGACCGTAAGCTTACGAGGCACACGAGATATCAGGGAGAAATACCAACTTTTTCGCCTCACAGGCTTACTAGATGCGTTTTCAGAGCCTGTTTTTCGTAAGGTTATGACCAAGTGTCTAGATGACAGCCCCTTTCACGTTATTTTGGACCTTTCCAAAATTGACTTTATTGACAGCTCGGGCTTGGGAGTACTCGTGCAGTTGGCTAAAAAAGCACAAACTGCTGGGGGATCATTCCAAATTGTCTCTAATCCAAGAGTGACCCAAACCGTGAAGCTGGTTCGATTGGAAAGTTTTCTGTCGTTGCAACCCAACGTGGATACTGCGATCGCAAATGTTGATAAATAA
- a CDS encoding Mini-ribonuclease 3, with product MLYCLPFPFLQPASLSLAEVRSVSPAALAYIGDAVFELYIRRYCLLPPSRLRDYHQKVVSYVRAETQAEMVRDLYPLLSDDEQAILKQGRNAAAGGPKRINLETYQYATGFEALIGYLYLTDTTRLEDLLAQIKFDRSSPDPA from the coding sequence ATGCTATATTGTCTCCCCTTTCCATTCCTCCAACCAGCGTCCCTTTCTCTTGCAGAAGTGCGGTCAGTTTCGCCAGCAGCACTGGCCTATATCGGAGATGCTGTCTTTGAGCTATATATAAGACGTTACTGCCTTCTGCCTCCATCTCGGTTGCGAGACTATCACCAGAAGGTCGTGTCTTATGTTCGGGCTGAGACACAGGCTGAAATGGTTCGAGACCTTTATCCTCTGTTGTCAGATGATGAGCAAGCAATCCTCAAGCAAGGTAGAAATGCTGCGGCAGGAGGCCCTAAAAGAATTAATCTAGAGACTTATCAATACGCAACGGGTTTTGAAGCCTTGATTGGTTATCTCTATCTTACGGATACCACTCGCTTGGAAGATCTGCTAGCTCAAATTAAGTTTGATCGCTCATCGCCTGATCCTGCTTAA
- the rlmB gene encoding 23S rRNA (guanosine(2251)-2'-O)-methyltransferase RlmB yields MTKARPSHNNHGKSKPRKPQRSYSSAKKSHRQSTSSRPPQKPRVLPKEPAQVEEEKGDLIYGRHSVLSALEHQRSLNRVWIVSRLRYDPRFHSLLNQAKSQGTIIDEVDHRRLNQLTQQATHQGIAAQVAAYEYLDILTLIEQANAANPKPVIIAADSITDPHNLGAMIRTAEALGAQGVIIPQRRAAGVTSVVAKVATGALETLAIARVVNLNQGLEQLKKAGFWIYGLSTSAPQSIHTVTFTEPTVLVIGAEGPGLSVSTQHHCDQMVSIPLQGKTASLNASVATGMALYEVYRQRWVETLHLHP; encoded by the coding sequence ATGACTAAAGCGCGGCCATCCCATAATAATCACGGTAAAAGTAAGCCGCGCAAACCACAGCGCTCTTATTCATCAGCCAAAAAGTCCCATCGTCAATCGACGTCCTCACGGCCACCTCAGAAACCTAGAGTGTTGCCTAAAGAGCCTGCCCAGGTTGAAGAGGAGAAGGGAGACTTAATCTATGGACGCCATTCAGTTCTGTCAGCCCTGGAGCATCAACGGTCTTTAAACCGGGTTTGGATTGTGTCTCGTCTCCGTTACGATCCCCGCTTTCATAGTCTTCTCAACCAAGCCAAATCTCAAGGCACCATTATTGATGAGGTGGATCATCGGCGACTGAATCAACTGACCCAGCAAGCAACCCACCAAGGGATCGCTGCTCAAGTGGCGGCCTATGAATATTTAGATATCTTGACGTTGATAGAGCAAGCTAACGCTGCTAACCCTAAACCCGTCATTATTGCTGCTGATAGTATTACTGATCCCCATAATCTAGGAGCTATGATTCGAACGGCTGAGGCTTTAGGGGCGCAGGGGGTGATTATTCCCCAAAGGCGAGCTGCGGGGGTCACTTCAGTGGTTGCTAAAGTAGCGACCGGGGCCTTAGAAACTTTGGCGATTGCTCGGGTGGTTAACCTTAACCAGGGACTTGAGCAGCTTAAAAAAGCTGGATTTTGGATTTATGGGTTGAGTACTTCAGCACCACAATCTATCCATACCGTGACTTTTACAGAGCCCACTGTATTAGTGATTGGCGCTGAAGGTCCAGGGTTGAGTGTTTCCACTCAGCATCATTGTGACCAAATGGTGTCGATCCCATTGCAAGGGAAAACAGCCAGCTTGAATGCGTCTGTAGCAACGGGTATGGCCCTTTATGAGGTCTATCGTCAACGTTGGGTAGAAACCCTCCATTTGCATCCTTGA
- a CDS encoding DUF1816 domain-containing protein, with translation MTTKDNTTDLSSRFAEFYNRLGLAWWVEIKTSSPVCIYFFGPFISQKDAEEALPGYIEDLEAEQAQTIVTDVKRCKPTQLTVCDEPDVEPVIPVKINPQLN, from the coding sequence ATGACGACAAAAGATAACACTACAGATTTGTCGAGCCGCTTTGCCGAATTCTATAATCGCTTAGGATTAGCCTGGTGGGTTGAAATCAAGACATCTTCGCCGGTTTGCATCTATTTTTTTGGCCCTTTTATCAGTCAAAAAGACGCAGAAGAGGCTTTACCTGGTTATATTGAGGACCTAGAGGCTGAGCAGGCTCAAACGATTGTGACGGATGTCAAACGCTGCAAACCGACCCAATTGACGGTTTGTGATGAACCCGATGTTGAGCCCGTTATCCCTGTCAAAATCAATCCCCAACTGAATTGA
- a CDS encoding alpha/beta fold hydrolase: MTKDPLSSPSLAVEISGAGFPILCLHGHPGSGQCMGIFTHFLSKKYKTLSPDLRGYGQSQTRAAFTMEDHLQDLIHLLDQNHIQQCLILGWSLGGILAMELAVRYPERVSGLILVATAAYPRSNHPPITWQDNLFTGLAGIINWLRPGWRWNINLLGKRSLFRYLIVQQTPKAYEYLARYAVPAFIRTSKYAQAALNQALRQGYNQEEQLKEIQCPCLVLAGAQDRHITPASSQTTAELIPISEWICYEQTAHLLPWEIPEQIERDLQIWLKKTPRATLNSVGD; encoded by the coding sequence GACCAAAGATCCTTTATCTTCCCCTAGCTTAGCCGTTGAGATCTCTGGGGCAGGCTTCCCCATTCTCTGCTTACACGGCCATCCAGGCTCAGGCCAGTGCATGGGTATTTTTACCCATTTTTTATCAAAAAAATATAAAACTTTATCTCCTGATCTACGGGGGTATGGTCAGAGTCAAACCCGTGCGGCCTTTACCATGGAGGATCACCTTCAAGATCTGATCCACCTACTCGACCAAAATCATATTCAACAATGTTTGATTCTAGGATGGTCTTTAGGCGGCATTTTGGCGATGGAGTTAGCGGTCCGTTATCCTGAACGCGTCAGCGGGCTCATTCTAGTGGCGACAGCAGCCTATCCTCGCAGTAATCACCCTCCCATTACCTGGCAAGACAATCTCTTTACAGGTCTGGCAGGGATCATCAACTGGCTACGACCGGGCTGGCGTTGGAATATCAATCTGCTGGGAAAGCGCTCCTTGTTTCGCTATTTAATAGTGCAGCAAACCCCGAAGGCCTATGAATATTTAGCTCGCTACGCAGTTCCAGCTTTTATTCGCACTTCTAAATATGCCCAAGCGGCGCTCAATCAAGCTTTACGGCAGGGATATAACCAAGAGGAGCAACTCAAAGAAATTCAGTGTCCTTGCCTCGTATTGGCAGGGGCTCAAGATCGCCACATTACGCCAGCCTCTAGTCAAACCACTGCTGAACTGATCCCGATCAGTGAGTGGATTTGTTATGAGCAAACCGCCCATCTGCTGCCCTGGGAAATACCTGAACAGATAGAGCGAGATCTGCAGATATGGCTGAAGAAGACTCCTAGGGCCACTCTCAATTCAGTTGGGGATTGA